In Flavobacterium gelatinilyticum, a genomic segment contains:
- a CDS encoding gliding motility-associated C-terminal domain-containing protein produces MVKNYNGFLQKVLFLLFVVFSHQTFYAQCAGDDASLTVCDIPDPANQSINLFSLIGSANSGGTWNDDDSSGGLNATSGVLNAHAIRQSGIYRYTYTVSGAAGCTDNSATVTVTIGGYAGKPSPTATVCSEDSPFNLFQAFDSAYLSPHSNGQWHNDTTNQNISGSVINVKDLEGTYQFTYTMPAIGTCPSPPPSTVFITVFQAPKAGDAQRLTLCASNGLSAYTNYDLFSLISGQDPGGTWVDNSNTGELNFKGDHEINIEKIYNSFGSNEYSFSYRVNSTNPICPNKQATVVIRLEEKLDFTGAVVEVNSDICESEITTANYTVTITRGATNIPNGSYYVRYSVSGPRAATETVLSNFNNGVLTFPLRPDFFQQVGVFKVNILDIYAFNSRRACQNIINNLSDDLIIYPNPDLEGAVLTSEPTCQNKDAIVHLSNAIKLADGDYNIIYNVTGANTAFSQVARITVTGGNADFIVPDQLNSRSGTSVIRITAITHIESQCVSGADVAGNIIINPLPNFSALTMQIASVCFGRPVQVTISGFQALTDVTLSYQLSGQNTSPVQTIDLNPVNGIASFVIPSALLPNSGSSAITITNYKNNTTGCDIDVTGKTGSFILHPIPTAPAAANQSFCKADEATVLDLQPQGVQYKWYISETAATPLPDNYLLKSEDYFVKETSPAGCVSEASKITVTINDVPAPVLIADGQNFCGLDNPTILNLSNNTNSPSTVVWYDAAVNGNVLPSSTPLSDRTTYYGFDFSNTENCISYENLAVTVSLIDCNSQEYAFFVPDGFSPNGDGINDTFIIPDIDFLYPDYTIEIFNRYGNGMYKGHKNKPGWDGMNYEQSGLSGGIAPNGVYFYVLNFNKNNKPPQQGRIYLNR; encoded by the coding sequence ATGGTCAAAAATTACAATGGATTTCTGCAAAAAGTACTTTTTCTTCTTTTTGTAGTATTTAGTCACCAAACATTCTACGCACAATGTGCCGGAGACGATGCGAGTTTAACAGTTTGTGATATTCCTGATCCAGCCAATCAGTCAATTAATTTATTTTCTTTAATTGGATCGGCTAATTCAGGTGGTACTTGGAATGATGACGACAGTTCAGGAGGATTAAATGCAACAAGTGGTGTTTTAAATGCGCACGCAATTAGACAAAGCGGTATCTATAGATATACATATACTGTAAGCGGCGCTGCGGGTTGTACTGACAATTCAGCTACCGTTACTGTTACTATTGGGGGATATGCTGGAAAACCTTCACCAACTGCGACAGTTTGTAGTGAAGATAGTCCCTTTAATCTTTTTCAGGCTTTTGACAGTGCTTATCTAAGTCCGCATTCAAATGGTCAATGGCATAATGATACTACAAATCAAAATATATCCGGATCAGTTATTAATGTTAAAGATTTAGAAGGAACCTACCAATTTACCTACACAATGCCTGCAATAGGCACTTGCCCTTCGCCGCCTCCTTCAACGGTGTTTATAACTGTTTTTCAGGCACCAAAAGCAGGAGATGCACAAAGATTAACATTATGCGCTAGTAACGGATTATCTGCCTATACAAATTATGATCTGTTTAGTTTGATTTCGGGACAGGATCCGGGAGGAACCTGGGTAGATAATAGTAATACCGGAGAACTTAATTTTAAAGGAGATCATGAGATAAATATTGAAAAAATATATAATAGTTTTGGGTCTAACGAATATAGCTTTTCATATAGAGTAAACTCAACAAATCCTATTTGTCCGAATAAACAAGCAACAGTTGTAATTAGACTTGAAGAAAAGCTTGATTTTACCGGAGCAGTTGTAGAGGTCAATTCGGATATATGTGAAAGTGAAATTACAACGGCCAATTATACAGTTACTATTACAAGAGGAGCAACAAATATACCAAATGGGAGCTATTATGTAAGATATAGCGTGTCGGGGCCAAGGGCAGCAACAGAAACAGTTTTATCTAATTTTAACAACGGTGTCCTTACTTTTCCATTAAGACCGGATTTTTTCCAACAAGTTGGTGTTTTTAAAGTTAACATATTAGATATTTACGCTTTTAACAGCCGAAGAGCATGTCAAAATATTATAAATAATTTATCAGACGACTTGATTATTTACCCCAATCCAGACTTAGAGGGAGCTGTTTTAACATCTGAACCTACTTGCCAAAATAAAGATGCGATAGTTCATCTAAGTAATGCCATTAAACTTGCTGATGGAGACTATAATATTATATATAATGTAACAGGTGCAAATACAGCATTTTCACAAGTAGCAAGAATTACGGTTACCGGAGGAAATGCAGATTTTATAGTGCCTGACCAGTTGAATTCAAGAAGCGGCACCTCTGTAATTAGAATTACTGCTATTACACATATTGAATCTCAATGCGTCAGTGGGGCAGATGTAGCAGGAAACATTATTATCAATCCGCTGCCAAATTTTTCAGCTCTGACCATGCAAATCGCAAGTGTTTGTTTCGGCAGACCGGTTCAGGTTACAATATCCGGTTTTCAGGCTTTAACAGATGTTACATTATCGTACCAGCTTTCAGGGCAAAACACTTCTCCAGTACAAACAATTGATTTAAATCCGGTTAATGGAATAGCAAGTTTTGTAATTCCATCTGCTCTACTTCCTAATTCAGGATCATCAGCAATTACTATCACTAATTATAAAAATAATACAACAGGCTGTGATATTGATGTTACAGGAAAAACAGGAAGTTTTATTCTACATCCTATTCCAACGGCTCCGGCAGCTGCAAATCAGTCGTTTTGTAAAGCTGATGAAGCAACGGTACTAGACCTGCAGCCTCAGGGAGTACAGTATAAATGGTATATTTCTGAAACTGCGGCAACACCACTGCCTGACAACTATCTTCTAAAATCGGAAGATTATTTCGTCAAAGAAACTTCTCCTGCAGGATGTGTTTCCGAAGCCTCTAAAATTACCGTAACTATAAATGATGTTCCTGCACCGGTATTAATTGCTGATGGACAAAATTTCTGCGGATTAGACAATCCAACAATTTTGAATTTATCTAACAATACCAATTCGCCTTCAACGGTTGTATGGTATGATGCGGCTGTTAACGGAAATGTACTGCCTTCTTCGACACCCTTAAGCGACAGGACAACGTATTATGGATTTGATTTTTCGAATACCGAAAATTGTATATCATATGAAAATCTGGCGGTAACAGTTTCCTTAATCGATTGTAATTCTCAGGAATATGCATTTTTTGTTCCGGATGGATTCTCTCCAAATGGAGACGGAATTAACGATACTTTTATAATTCCTGATATTGACTTTTTATATCCGGATTATACAATTGAGATTTTCAACAGATACGGAAACGGAATGTATAAAGGTCATAAAAATAAACCGGGATGGGACGGAATGAATTATGAACAAAGCGGTCTCAGCGGAGGAATAGCACCAAATGGAGTATATTTTTATGTTCTGAATTTTAATAAAAACAATAAACCTCCGCAGCAAGGAAGAATTTATTTAAACCGATAG
- a CDS encoding PDZ domain-containing protein, with translation MKKHIVLFFGLLLPFLAKAQDNFIIENNHKKVVIPFKLINNLIFIPIRVNGIELNFLLDSGVEETILFSMDEMQEVKFNNVEKIKLRGLGSETEIEGLKSTKNIFETHGLKSENHMLYVILDQSFNLSSHIGIPVNGIIGYKFFKNNLVEVNYEKKKITVYSENESVRKKIKRKFKEVPITIERSKPYIYTTAVVDTVEIPAKLLIDIGNSDAFWIFENNKIKLPKKNFPDFLGKGFSGDIEGHRARIPKFSIDEFDFKRPIVAFPDSTSIRNVKMVPGRIGSVGGEVLKRFTVVLDYAGQKIYLKKNSKYKEPFAYNKSGITIQHNGLQWVQETVHLETVKVSSSLNETDINQNSNSGNFRYKFSLKPVYEIVNIRKNSTAEKCGLQAGDIIVTINKERPYKYTLQQINQILKSEDDIWINLEVERKSLILKFRFKLEDEL, from the coding sequence ATGAAAAAACATATTGTCCTGTTTTTTGGGTTATTGCTGCCTTTTTTGGCAAAAGCACAAGATAATTTTATTATAGAAAACAATCATAAGAAGGTTGTTATTCCTTTTAAATTGATCAATAACCTCATTTTTATTCCAATACGAGTAAATGGTATCGAATTGAATTTCTTATTAGATTCAGGAGTCGAAGAAACTATTTTGTTTAGTATGGATGAAATGCAGGAAGTTAAGTTTAATAATGTGGAGAAAATCAAGCTTCGCGGTTTAGGTTCTGAAACTGAAATTGAAGGGCTGAAATCGACTAAGAATATTTTTGAAACACACGGATTAAAATCTGAAAACCACATGCTATATGTTATTTTAGATCAGAGTTTTAATCTTTCTTCTCATATTGGTATTCCTGTTAATGGCATTATAGGATATAAATTTTTCAAGAATAACCTGGTTGAAGTGAATTACGAAAAGAAAAAAATCACGGTCTATTCTGAAAACGAGTCTGTTAGAAAGAAGATAAAAAGAAAATTTAAGGAAGTTCCCATTACTATTGAAAGATCTAAACCTTATATTTATACCACTGCAGTAGTAGATACTGTTGAAATACCTGCAAAGCTGCTTATCGATATTGGAAACAGTGACGCATTCTGGATTTTTGAAAATAATAAAATAAAGCTTCCTAAAAAGAATTTTCCGGATTTCCTGGGAAAAGGTTTTAGTGGTGATATTGAAGGACACCGTGCCAGGATTCCAAAGTTCTCTATAGATGAGTTTGATTTTAAAAGACCAATTGTAGCTTTTCCTGATTCTACCTCTATTCGCAATGTTAAGATGGTTCCGGGGCGTATAGGTTCTGTGGGAGGAGAAGTACTTAAACGATTTACAGTTGTTTTAGATTACGCCGGCCAAAAAATTTACCTTAAAAAAAACAGTAAATATAAAGAACCTTTTGCCTATAATAAAAGCGGTATTACCATTCAGCATAACGGATTACAATGGGTTCAGGAAACCGTACATTTGGAGACAGTAAAAGTGTCGAGCTCATTAAATGAAACCGACATAAATCAGAACAGCAACAGTGGTAATTTCAGATACAAATTTTCTCTAAAACCAGTATACGAGATTGTTAATATCCGTAAAAATTCTACAGCCGAAAAATGCGGGCTGCAAGCAGGAGATATAATTGTTACCATTAATAAAGAACGGCCATACAAATACACATTGCAGCAAATAAACCAGATCCTGAAGTCAGAAGATGATATTTGGATAAACTTAGAAGTAGAAAGAAAGAGCCTGATTTTAAAATTTAGGTTCAAACTTGAGGATGAATTGTAA
- a CDS encoding pyridoxal phosphate-dependent aminotransferase — protein sequence MPTISNKGRNMPESPIRKLAPYADLAKQKGHKVYHLNIGQPDIKTPEAAIEAVKNIELSLIEYSPSAGYESYRKKLAQFYQRQNVNVNSEDIIVTTGGSEALLFALATITDPGDEIIIPEPFYANYHAFASSTSATVVPLVSSIETAFALPSIEEVEKLITSKTKAILICNPGNPTGYLYSETEIKQLAGLIKKYDLYLIADEVYREFLYDGDDVHYSVMNLEDVQQNVIMVDSVSKRYSMCGARIGCLITKNKEVLATVMKFAQARLSPPTIEQIACEAAIDTPQSYFDEVIGEYKERRDTLISELNKIEGVIVTKPKGAFYCIAQLPIENADDFAQWLLESYNLNGETVMIAPAKGFYSTLGMGLNQVRIAYVLNKKDLITAVNILKEALLAYRSR from the coding sequence ATGCCAACAATTTCTAACAAAGGCAGAAACATGCCCGAATCACCGATACGCAAGCTTGCTCCTTATGCTGATTTAGCAAAACAGAAAGGACACAAAGTGTATCACCTAAACATTGGTCAACCGGATATCAAGACACCCGAAGCGGCCATCGAGGCGGTAAAAAATATTGAATTAAGTCTTATCGAATACAGTCCGTCAGCCGGATATGAAAGTTACAGAAAAAAATTAGCTCAATTTTACCAACGCCAAAATGTAAATGTTAACTCAGAAGACATCATCGTTACGACTGGTGGCTCTGAAGCCTTATTGTTTGCGCTGGCCACGATTACAGATCCGGGAGATGAAATTATTATTCCTGAGCCTTTTTATGCTAATTATCATGCGTTTGCTTCTTCAACAAGTGCAACAGTTGTGCCTCTTGTTTCGTCTATCGAAACAGCATTTGCTTTGCCAAGTATCGAAGAAGTTGAAAAATTGATTACTTCAAAAACAAAAGCCATTTTAATTTGCAATCCCGGTAATCCAACCGGTTATTTATATTCAGAAACTGAAATTAAACAACTGGCAGGATTAATTAAAAAATACGACCTGTATTTAATTGCCGATGAAGTGTATCGTGAATTTTTGTACGACGGAGATGATGTTCATTATTCTGTAATGAATTTAGAAGATGTACAGCAAAACGTTATCATGGTCGATTCTGTTTCGAAACGTTACAGTATGTGCGGTGCAAGAATTGGCTGTCTGATTACTAAAAATAAAGAAGTTCTCGCAACTGTAATGAAATTTGCACAGGCACGTCTTAGTCCGCCGACTATTGAGCAAATTGCCTGCGAAGCAGCCATTGACACACCTCAAAGTTATTTTGATGAAGTTATTGGAGAATATAAAGAACGCCGCGATACTTTAATTTCTGAATTAAACAAAATAGAAGGCGTAATTGTAACCAAACCAAAAGGTGCTTTTTACTGTATTGCTCAATTACCAATCGAAAATGCAGATGATTTTGCACAATGGCTTTTGGAAAGTTACAACTTAAACGGTGAAACAGTAATGATTGCCCCTGCAAAAGGATTTTATTCAACTCTGGGAATGGGACTTAATCAGGTTCGTATTGCCTATGTTTTAAATAAAAAAGACTTAATTACTGCTGTTAATATTTTAAAAGAAGCTCTTTTAGCATACAGAAGCAGATAG
- the folE gene encoding GTP cyclohydrolase I FolE: MINNDDFLDEIGDSHFSSNAKNPLREDAFDLSDEEKIEKIKKDVENILQTLGMDLTDDSIKGTPNRVAKMFVKEIFGGLNPSKQPKASTFDNNYKYGEMLVEKNITVYSTCEHHLLPIIGRAHVAYISSGRVIGLSKMNRIVEYYAKRPQVQERLTMQIVQELQKALGTEDVACVIDAKHLCVNSRGIKDIESSTVTSEFGGKFKDPQTRREFLDYIKLDTQF, translated from the coding sequence ATGATAAATAACGACGATTTTTTAGACGAAATAGGTGACAGTCATTTCAGCAGCAATGCAAAAAACCCTTTACGAGAGGATGCTTTTGACTTAAGCGATGAAGAAAAAATAGAAAAAATTAAAAAAGATGTTGAAAACATTCTACAAACACTTGGAATGGATTTAACGGATGATAGTATAAAAGGTACCCCAAACCGAGTTGCAAAAATGTTCGTAAAAGAAATTTTTGGCGGTTTAAATCCTTCTAAACAACCAAAAGCTTCAACTTTTGACAATAACTACAAGTATGGAGAAATGCTGGTAGAAAAAAACATTACTGTTTACTCTACTTGCGAACACCATTTATTACCAATCATCGGACGTGCTCATGTTGCTTATATTTCTAGCGGAAGAGTTATTGGACTATCAAAGATGAACCGTATTGTTGAGTATTATGCAAAAAGACCTCAGGTTCAGGAGCGTTTGACAATGCAGATTGTTCAGGAACTTCAAAAAGCTTTAGGAACAGAAGATGTAGCCTGCGTTATCGACGCAAAACACCTTTGCGTAAATTCAAGAGGAATTAAAGATATCGAGAGCAGTACAGTAACGTCTGAATTTGGTGGAAAATTCAAAGATCCTCAAACTAGAAGAGAATTTCTTGATTATATTAAGTTAGATACACAGTTTTAA
- a CDS encoding four helix bundle protein yields MAKIEKFEDLEIWRLAREICQQIENLIQTTSLKTNYALKDQIDRSSGSIMDNIAEGFERNGNREFINFLSIAKGSAGEVKSQSYRAFDKNLISEEQHLKLNEKVELVKNKIGAMMNYLNKCKIKGLKFK; encoded by the coding sequence ATGGCGAAAATAGAAAAATTTGAAGATTTGGAAATCTGGAGATTAGCACGAGAGATTTGCCAACAAATTGAAAATTTAATCCAAACCACGAGCTTAAAAACCAATTATGCCCTAAAAGATCAAATTGACAGAAGTTCAGGATCTATTATGGATAATATTGCGGAAGGTTTTGAAAGAAATGGAAACAGAGAATTCATCAATTTCTTAAGTATTGCAAAAGGCTCCGCAGGAGAAGTAAAATCACAGTCTTACAGAGCTTTTGATAAAAATTTAATTAGCGAAGAACAACATTTAAAACTAAATGAAAAAGTAGAATTGGTGAAAAATAAAATTGGTGCAATGATGAACTATTTAAACAAATGTAAAATCAAAGGACTCAAATTCAAATAA
- the cysS gene encoding cysteine--tRNA ligase, producing the protein MPLYSSQPLKIYNSLSGEKEDFKPIHEGNVGMYVCGPTVYSNVHLGNVRTFMSFDVIFRYFLHLDYKVRYVRNITDVGHIVDDVDEGEDKIAKKARLEQLEPMEVVQRYTVDFHDILKAFNFLPPSIEPTATGHIIEQIEIIKKIIDTGIGYVANGSVYFDVVKYNKTNNYGVLSGRNIEDMLANTRDLDGQSDKRNPQDFALWKRAEPEHIMRWPSPWSDGFPGWHLECTAMSTKYLGNHFDIHGGGMDLKFPHHECEIAQNEACTGQSPVNYWMHANMLTLNGKKMAKSTGNNILPGEILSGDNTVLSKPFSASVTRFFMLQAHYRSILDFSDDAITAAEKGYKRLMEALDALPSISAGNSSSVDFNAWKQLCYDAMNDDFNTPILIAQLFEGVRYINLLKDGKETISAEDLKTFSAAINAFVFDVLGLSDEKAADSNNDKLEGVVNMLIAMRNQARADKNFALSDQIRDQLIALGIQLKDGKEGTSFSM; encoded by the coding sequence ATGCCCTTATATAGCAGTCAACCACTAAAAATATACAATTCGCTTTCTGGCGAAAAAGAAGATTTCAAACCAATCCATGAAGGAAATGTTGGAATGTATGTTTGTGGACCAACGGTTTATAGTAACGTACATCTAGGAAACGTAAGGACTTTTATGTCTTTTGACGTAATTTTTAGATATTTTCTTCACTTAGATTACAAAGTTCGCTACGTTCGCAATATTACCGATGTTGGACATATTGTAGATGATGTTGATGAAGGAGAAGATAAAATTGCTAAAAAAGCACGTTTAGAGCAATTAGAACCAATGGAAGTTGTACAGCGCTATACTGTCGATTTTCATGACATTCTAAAAGCTTTCAATTTTTTACCGCCTAGTATTGAACCTACTGCAACAGGACATATTATTGAACAAATCGAAATCATCAAAAAAATAATTGATACCGGAATTGGTTATGTTGCAAACGGATCTGTATATTTTGACGTTGTAAAATATAATAAAACCAACAATTATGGTGTTTTAAGCGGTAGAAATATCGAAGATATGCTAGCTAATACCCGTGATCTTGATGGGCAATCAGACAAAAGAAACCCACAAGATTTTGCACTTTGGAAAAGAGCTGAACCGGAACATATCATGAGATGGCCTTCGCCTTGGAGCGATGGTTTCCCTGGCTGGCACTTAGAATGTACAGCAATGAGCACTAAATATTTAGGAAATCATTTTGATATTCACGGAGGCGGAATGGATTTAAAATTCCCTCACCACGAATGCGAAATCGCACAAAATGAAGCCTGCACTGGTCAGTCTCCTGTAAATTACTGGATGCATGCCAATATGCTTACCCTTAACGGAAAGAAAATGGCTAAATCTACAGGAAACAATATACTTCCCGGAGAAATTTTAAGTGGAGACAATACTGTTTTAAGCAAACCATTCTCAGCATCTGTAACTCGATTTTTCATGCTTCAGGCACATTACAGAAGTATTTTGGATTTTTCTGATGATGCCATTACTGCAGCCGAAAAAGGTTATAAACGATTAATGGAAGCTCTTGATGCTCTTCCTTCTATATCGGCAGGAAACTCAAGCTCTGTTGATTTCAACGCTTGGAAACAGTTGTGCTACGATGCAATGAACGATGATTTTAATACCCCAATTTTAATTGCACAATTATTTGAGGGAGTTCGTTATATCAACTTATTAAAAGATGGAAAAGAAACTATTTCTGCCGAAGATCTAAAAACATTCTCAGCTGCAATCAATGCATTTGTTTTTGATGTTTTAGGTTTATCAGATGAAAAAGCAGCTGACAGCAATAATGACAAATTAGAAGGCGTTGTAAATATGCTTATTGCCATGAGAAATCAGGCAAGAGCCGATAAAAATTTCGCATTATCTGACCAGATTCGTGACCAGCTTATTGCTTTGGGAATTCAGTTAAAAGACGGTAAAGAAGGAACCAGTTTCTCAATGTAA
- the yidD gene encoding membrane protein insertion efficiency factor YidD gives MKITTPFVLLVRFYQTAISPFTPASCRFEPTCSTYMIQALQIHGLFYGGYLGIKRILSCHPWGRTGYDPVPEKKCSHKH, from the coding sequence ATGAAAATTACAACCCCATTTGTTTTATTAGTACGTTTTTATCAAACTGCCATTTCACCTTTTACACCTGCTTCATGCCGGTTTGAACCAACATGTTCAACCTACATGATTCAGGCATTGCAAATTCACGGATTATTTTATGGAGGCTATTTAGGAATTAAAAGAATCCTGAGCTGTCACCCGTGGGGAAGAACGGGTTACGATCCGGTTCCTGAGAAAAAATGTTCACATAAACATTAA
- the lgt gene encoding prolipoprotein diacylglyceryl transferase yields the protein MTQSLNIVWNPSEGIDLGFFMIRYYSLMFVVAFGLGWFLMKKIFERENETLEKLDSLFVWTVLATLIGARLGHVLFYDWDYFKDHLLEIFLPFRFQPEFQFTGFQGLASHGAAISIIIAMYYYSKKILKRPMLWILDRVVIPVASGAIFVRIGNFMNSEIIGNETTSAFGIRFLHDKFDKAQAVGKTGINDPKEAYNAIATDPRFSQLLAEVPARHPAQLYESICYVFVFAILFFLYWKTNARLKTGFLFGLFLVLLFVVRFIVEFVKESQGGIESSLGYFSTGQWLSIPFIIIGLFFVIRAQRNPLAAS from the coding sequence ATGACACAGTCTTTAAACATTGTTTGGAATCCGTCAGAAGGAATTGACTTAGGATTTTTCATGATTCGATATTACAGCTTAATGTTCGTAGTTGCCTTTGGTTTAGGCTGGTTTCTGATGAAGAAGATTTTCGAAAGGGAAAACGAAACACTGGAAAAGCTGGATTCTCTTTTTGTATGGACTGTTTTAGCCACCTTAATCGGAGCACGATTAGGTCATGTTTTATTTTATGACTGGGATTATTTTAAAGATCATTTATTAGAAATCTTCCTTCCGTTTAGATTTCAACCGGAATTCCAATTCACAGGTTTCCAAGGCTTAGCAAGTCATGGCGCTGCGATTTCTATCATAATCGCCATGTACTATTACAGTAAAAAAATTCTGAAACGTCCTATGTTATGGATATTAGACCGTGTTGTAATTCCTGTAGCCAGCGGTGCCATTTTTGTACGTATAGGAAACTTCATGAACTCTGAAATTATAGGAAACGAAACGACATCGGCATTTGGAATTCGTTTTTTACATGATAAATTCGACAAAGCTCAGGCAGTTGGTAAAACCGGAATTAATGATCCTAAAGAAGCTTATAATGCAATTGCAACTGATCCCAGATTTTCTCAGTTATTAGCAGAAGTTCCGGCAAGACACCCTGCACAATTGTACGAATCAATCTGTTATGTTTTTGTATTCGCCATTTTGTTCTTTTTATACTGGAAAACCAATGCCAGACTTAAAACAGGATTCTTATTCGGATTATTTTTAGTTCTTTTATTTGTTGTGCGTTTTATTGTAGAATTTGTAAAAGAAAGCCAGGGCGGTATCGAAAGTTCATTAGGCTATTTTTCTACAGGACAATGGCTGAGTATTCCGTTTATTATTATTGGTTTATTCTTCGTTATAAGAGCACAAAGAAACCCTTTAGCAGCATCTTAA
- a CDS encoding acyloxyacyl hydrolase, whose translation MNKRILMYLVFLFSFSELAAQEKLSRFAIGFNYGFGSEFSNTDYTFTNHFYKLQLYYNLKEGKHFQYQILIQPEINFAKHQLLNFYFVKPDSPYFEEKRERYTKLKDVKEYVLNIGFLVRKPLSERCSFYILGSIGPMINDTETERMSEGFAFADVLAVGFSFKFKKMQFDIRQEVRHVSNGGLSDTNAGYNTKNIEFGISYPL comes from the coding sequence ATGAATAAAAGAATACTGATGTATCTGGTGTTTCTTTTTAGTTTTTCTGAGTTAGCGGCTCAGGAAAAGCTTTCCCGCTTTGCAATTGGGTTTAATTATGGTTTCGGAAGTGAATTTAGCAATACAGATTATACTTTTACAAATCACTTTTATAAGCTTCAATTGTATTATAATTTAAAGGAAGGAAAGCATTTTCAATATCAAATTTTAATACAGCCAGAAATCAACTTTGCAAAACATCAATTACTGAATTTCTATTTTGTTAAACCTGATTCGCCGTATTTTGAAGAAAAAAGAGAAAGATATACAAAGTTGAAAGATGTTAAGGAATATGTTCTGAATATCGGTTTTCTGGTTCGGAAACCACTTTCTGAAAGATGCTCTTTTTATATTTTAGGAAGCATTGGTCCAATGATAAACGATACTGAAACCGAAAGAATGTCTGAAGGGTTTGCTTTTGCAGATGTTTTAGCGGTTGGTTTTTCTTTTAAATTTAAAAAAATGCAATTTGATATCCGTCAGGAAGTAAGGCATGTTTCAAACGGAGGATTAAGTGATACAAATGCGGGCTATAATACCAAAAATATTGAATTTGGGATTTCTTATCCTCTCTAA